GCGGGGCCCGAACCGCTGACGGCGCCCCAGAAAGCGGCCACTATGACTGTTGCCACGGCAAGGCCTCCGGTCATGTCACCCACAAGCTGCTTGATGAGGTTGATGATCCGCTCGGCGATGCCGACTTTTTCCATGATGACTCCGGCGAGGATGAAGAAAGGGATCGCCAGGAGAGGGAATTTCGCGATGCCGGCGAAAAAGCTGTAGGACAGCATCTGGTATCCCATGTCCCAGTACCAGACAACAAAAATCGTTCCCATGCCGAGGGCTACCGCAATGGGAACCCTGAGCAGGAGCGGCACGATGAAAAGGACGATCGTCCAGAATGCGGGTTCGTGAAGCAAAGACTCCATCTCTCGTCCCTCCTAGTATTCGTTCCTGCGGATTGTCGCAAGAGCCGCCTGCACGATGCGCACGAAGATCAGGACGGAAAAGACCGGCAGGGCGATGGTGTAGTAATATACGGGAATCGCAAGTGATTCAGTGGTGACTTCCAGATCGATTTCATCAACGACCTCGAGATACCCGAGATAGGCAAGAAGGGCGAAAAACACCAGGGACATGATCGTGCCGATGAAGAAGCAGACTTTTTTCCCTTTTCGGGGAAGAAGGTCGTAGATGAAGGTCATGCTGAGGTTCGTTCCCTTTTTGAAGGCGATGGCCGTGCCCAGCATGACAAGCCAGACGAAGAGGTTGATGGTGACTTCCTCGGTGAACGCCAGCGCCTGGAAGATAAAATACCTGGTGATGACGTTTGCGAAGGTGATCACCGCCATCACCATGAGGATCAGCGATCCGAGAATCTCTTCAAAATGATCGAAAATTTTCTTGGCCATATCGGACAATCCCTTCTGAAGAAAAGACAAGGAGAATTCCCCATTTCTCCTGAAAGGAGAAGAGAAAGCCCCCGCGGGGACCCGGGGGGAGGGAACCTCCCCCCGGAAGTCTCATCTGCTTCCGCTTACTTCTTGACCACGGAGGCCATATCGGCCTCGGCGGCCTTGACGAGATCCTCGCCCACCTTGGACTTCCATGCTTCAAGCACGGGAGCGGTCTTGTCGGCGAAGGCCTTCATCTCTTCGGGGGTAAGGATTGCCACTTCCATGCCCACGCTCTTCAGGGTGCCGTACCAGTCGGTGATCTCGGGAACCTTGCCGATGCTCTCGAGGTACTTCTGGGCAGTGCCGTC
This window of the Syntrophorhabdus sp. genome carries:
- a CDS encoding TRAP transporter large permease subunit, translating into MESLLHEPAFWTIVLFIVPLLLRVPIAVALGMGTIFVVWYWDMGYQMLSYSFFAGIAKFPLLAIPFFILAGVIMEKVGIAERIINLIKQLVGDMTGGLAVATVIVAAFWGAVSGSGPA
- a CDS encoding TRAP transporter small permease, translated to MAKKIFDHFEEILGSLILMVMAVITFANVITRYFIFQALAFTEEVTINLFVWLVMLGTAIAFKKGTNLSMTFIYDLLPRKGKKVCFFIGTIMSLVFFALLAYLGYLEVVDEIDLEVTTESLAIPVYYYTIALPVFSVLIFVRIVQAALATIRRNEY